TTTGCGCGACCTGCGCCTGCCGGCGGGCACCGCCATTCTGCCGGTGCCGGAAAAGGGCACGCTGCTTTTGCCCAGCTACTACTACGATCGCCTGTTCGAGGTTTCACCGACGGAAATGAAAGTCCGGCGCGTTATCGCAGCCGACCCCAGCGTTTTTTCCCTCGCCTTCGATCCGCAACGAAACCGGATTTACACGGCTTCGCGCACGACCGGCAAACTGGCGGTGATCGACTACGACAGCGGCCGAACCTTGAAACACGTGCCGATCGGGGCCAAGCCGGAAGCGCTCTACCTCGATCGCGCGGCCGACTGCCTCTATCTCGGCAGCCAGGCCGGCATCATCCGCATCGATCTGGCGGCTTTTCTCGACGCCGCGGCGCAATAATAGAAATTCAATTCGCGGGGGGCGCGGGCTCCGGCGCCGGTCGCCGCTTCATCACCAAGAGGCGGTCGCCGAGGTATTGCTGCTCGAAGAGCGGCGCGGCGCGATCGGCGATTGCCGCGAGGTTTTCCCGTTGGCCGGTGGCCACCAGGTGCGAATAGCGCCCCGCCGCCTGCGGATCGTCCAGGTGCCACAAGCGCGTCACTTCCGGCAGCAGTTCGGCCTCGCGGCGCACCCGGACGATGCCCGTGCCGAACAAGGCCCGTAAATAGCCGCCGTGCCGGATCACGATGCAGTACGGCAGGTAGCGGTGCGGGTTGACTGAATTGGGGTAGGCGTAAGGGTCGGCCAGCTTGGCGCGGTAGCTGCGGTTTTCGCGGAAGTGAAAATGCGAATCGGCCAGCACCAGCATGCGCGAATCCCGGCCGATCAACCGTTCCAGTACATTCAGATCCTGGCGATCCACGGCCGCCGCCTGGAACCACCACGCCGCGTTCCAGAGCAGCAACGCCCCGAGGGCGGCGGCCAACCGGCGGAACCGGCGCGGATCGAACGGCCGGGCGGGCAGAATAGTCGCCGGCAGAATCAGCAGCGCGGCGAAGATCAGGCGTTGGCCCGGGCGCAGCAGTTCGTAGATGCGCGTCGGCGCGGCCAGGCCGATCGCCAGTAGCGCCGCGGCGGTCCAGGCCCAGGGCGAGCGCCAGTCGATCCGCCGCTTCCACGCGGCGTAGCACACCAGGCCGCCGACGGTCAGGATCGTCGCGGCGTTGATCGCCACGTTGATCCACACCGCCCAGTTCGGCGTCAGCGGGTAATAGCTCGAGGCGATCGCCCACGGCCCGACCTGATACCACGTGTAATAAAGCGGATTGTGAAACGCGTAGTGAAACCAGAACTGCCCCGCGCGCGACTGGGCGTACCAAGCCAGGCCCAGCAGCGACGGCGCGAAGGAAACGACCAGCGACCCGTAGCGCCGTCCGGCGCGCCGGTAAGTCAGGACGGCGTAAATCAGGCAGCCCAGGCCGAGAATGGCGAAGGCCAGGAAGTGGCTGAGGTAGACGGCGGTCGCCAGCAGGAGGAACGGCGGCCAATGGCGAAGCGGTTTTTCGCCGTGGCGCCGCAACCAGCCGAAAGCCAGGAAGACGAGCGCCAGTCCGAGGATGAAATTGAAGAACCCCATCAGGAAAAAATGATTGGCCGCGTACAGCGGCGCCAGCAGCTCGGCCGCCGGATAATCCCGCTCGCCGGAGCGCAGGAAATAGACCAGCGCCGCGATCCACAAAAGCAGGTAGGCCGCGTAAACCACCGCCGCCGCGGTGAAGACGGGCAGGATTTTCGCCAGGCCGGCGATCAGCACCGTGCCCAGAATGTTGGGCACGGGACGCCAGATCACCTCGTAATTGCCGGTCCAGCCGGCCTGGGCGGGCGCGGCGATGATCTTCGCCTGCAAGACCCAATCCATCTGGTCCTGCAGCGGCGACACGTCGGTCAGCAGCGGCCAGGCGGCCACGAACAGCGCGAACGCCGCCAGCAGCCGGTTGCGCCGCCGCCGGGCGTCCCGCCGTTCGGTCGCGAGGGGTTCGGGCAGTTGATCCTTCATGGCATTTCCGCTTTTGCCCGAAAGCGGCGCGTCTGACAAGGCCGGCCGGTCGCCCGCCGATAAAAACTTGCGGTGATCGTCGCCTGTGGAGTAGGATGCGGGCAAAGCACCGGTGGAGGGATCATGCGAAAGCTGGCGCTGGTGGTGTCGGCGTTGCTGCTGGTCGGCCTGACAGGCGCTTTGGCCTCGGCGGCGGAAAAGAATTTCGGCCTGGGCGTCAAACTCGGCTATCACAATTTCGTGCGCTACAACCCGACCGACGATCCGGACGGCGACGGCGCGCTCGAGGACGGCGAAATCGACTACGCCATCGATTCCGGCGCGTTCGACGGCTTCACCTTCGAGACCGATTTCGAATACAAGTTTTCGCCGCACTTCGCCCTGGGCGGCGGGTTGCAATGGTACGGCGCCAACGTCAACGTCGACGCGGTCGCCGACCAGAGCCGCGTGCAGGGCGACATCGCGATGAGCATCACCGGCCTGACCGTGACGCCGAAGTTCATTCTGCCCGTGAACATCGTCAACCTTTACACCGGCGCGGGCCTGGGGCTCTACTGGCGTGTCATGGGCTCGTCGTACAAGGTCACCGACCAGTACGGCAACCACACCAGCGAATCCAACGCCGACAGCCAGGGGGCGCTCGGCTACCACGCCCTGCTGGGCCTGGAGATTTCCGTGCGCGACTGGATCGGCATCGTCCTGGAGGACCGTTTCGCCTTCGTGCACTTCAAGGGCCAGGACCCGGAAACCGATCTGGACGACAGCGACGCGGGCGGCAATACCGTCTTTCTCGGCACGAGGTTCCATTTTTAAATGCCCTCCCGGCCGCTTTTGTTTTGCGGAATCACCGCGGTCCATCCCACCGACCGCGCCCACTACCAGCCGCTGTGCTTTGCTTATCTGGCCGCCTACGCGCGGCGCCATGAACTGCCCGTCCGCGTGATCGTCGCCGCCACGGCCGCGGAGGCCGTCGCGGCCCGGCCCGATGTGATCGGCGTCAGCGCCAGCAGCGTCAACTGGAGCGCCGCGCGCCGCCTCGGTCGGACGCTGCGGGACGAACTGGGCGTGCCGGTGCTGGCCGGCGGGCCGCACATCAGCGCGCTGCCGGAAACCCTGCCGCCGGAATTCGCCGCCGCCGTGCTCGGCGAGGGCGAGGAAACGTTTCGCGAGCTGCTGACGGCCTTCGCCGCGCGCGGCCGTTGGCCCGCCGAGGACTTGCCGCGGATCGCGGGGCTGGCCTACCGCGACGGCGCGACGGTCCGCCGGACGCCGCCGCGCCCGCCGATCGCCGATCTGGCCGCCGTGCCGCCGCCCGACCGTTCGGTGTTTCCGGATCACGGCGCGCAGGCGCACCTGATGTCGAGCCGCGGTTGCCCGTACAACTGTCGATTCTGTTCGAGCCGAAGCTTCTGGGGCGGCTGGCGCGCCTTCCCAGTGGCGACGGTGCTGGCGGAGGTCGAGGATCTGGTCGAACGGCGCGGCGCGCGCGAAATCCACTTTTTCGACGATCTGTTCGTCGCCGATTATCCCCGCCTGGAAGCGATCGCCGCCGGGCTCGAAGCGCGCGGCTATCCGGGGCGGATCGAATTCTCCTGCGCCATCCGCGCCGAACTGGCGAGCGAACCCGTCTTCGCGCAACTGGCGCGGCTCGGCTGCCGCCGCCTGACCTTCGGCGCCGAAAGCCAGGCCCCGCGCATCCTGCGTTGGCTCAAGGGCGACGCGGCAAATATCGGGGCCAACCAGCGGACCCTCGACCTGGCCCAACGCCACGGCATCGCCTGCCGGCCCAGCTTCATCAAGGGATCGCCCGGCGAAACCGGCGACGAACTGCTGGCGACCTACGACTTCCTGCTGCGCGGCATCCGCGAGCGGCGCATCGACTATTTCGAGGTTCATTGCCTGACGCCGTTTCCCGGGACGGCGGTCTGGGATCTGGCGCGCGCGCGCGGGCTGGTCGGCCCGGAGATGGATTTCGACGAACTGCGCACGCCGTGGGAACGGCTTTACCTCAACGAGGCGATGCCCAAAACCAGCTTCTATTTTTTCGAGAACCTCACGCAAACCGGAACGCGCTGGCTCGGATTGAGCCGGCGGCGGCTGGTCGGCCTGATCGATATTTCGCACGGCGTCGACCGGCTCGCGGAACTGCAACAAGCGTTGACGGAAAGCCGTTTTCTCGACGAATGGCGGGCGATCGTCTTTCACGGCGACGTCGATCCGCGGGCGGTGGACATCGCCGGTTTAACGGCCGGCGGGCGCGAACTGCTGGCGCCTTACCTGACAACCGACGACCCGGCGCTGTTGTTCGTCTATCTGCGGCCCGAGGAAGGGATCGACGTGGACGCCCTGCGCCGCATCGTCTGGAGTCATTTCGACCGCGACGCCGATCTGACCCTGCACAGCGCCTTCCGCCATTTCGCGCCGGCTTCGCCGTTCGAACGGTCGCTCGCCGTCGGCAACCAGCGCGGCCTGCGCGCCGGCCTCGAGGCGTTTACCGGCGCCGCCGGCGCGCTGGAGCGATTGCGGCAAAGCG
This genomic interval from Myxococcales bacterium contains the following:
- a CDS encoding outer membrane beta-barrel protein — protein: MRKLALVVSALLLVGLTGALASAAEKNFGLGVKLGYHNFVRYNPTDDPDGDGALEDGEIDYAIDSGAFDGFTFETDFEYKFSPHFALGGGLQWYGANVNVDAVADQSRVQGDIAMSITGLTVTPKFILPVNIVNLYTGAGLGLYWRVMGSSYKVTDQYGNHTSESNADSQGALGYHALLGLEISVRDWIGIVLEDRFAFVHFKGQDPETDLDDSDAGGNTVFLGTRFHF
- a CDS encoding B12-binding domain-containing radical SAM protein, with protein sequence MPSRPLLFCGITAVHPTDRAHYQPLCFAYLAAYARRHELPVRVIVAATAAEAVAARPDVIGVSASSVNWSAARRLGRTLRDELGVPVLAGGPHISALPETLPPEFAAAVLGEGEETFRELLTAFAARGRWPAEDLPRIAGLAYRDGATVRRTPPRPPIADLAAVPPPDRSVFPDHGAQAHLMSSRGCPYNCRFCSSRSFWGGWRAFPVATVLAEVEDLVERRGAREIHFFDDLFVADYPRLEAIAAGLEARGYPGRIEFSCAIRAELASEPVFAQLARLGCRRLTFGAESQAPRILRWLKGDAANIGANQRTLDLAQRHGIACRPSFIKGSPGETGDELLATYDFLLRGIRERRIDYFEVHCLTPFPGTAVWDLARARGLVGPEMDFDELRTPWERLYLNEAMPKTSFYFFENLTQTGTRWLGLSRRRLVGLIDISHGVDRLAELQQALTESRFLDEWRAIVFHGDVDPRAVDIAGLTAGGRELLAPYLTTDDPALLFVYLRPEEGIDVDALRRIVWSHFDRDADLTLHSAFRHFAPASPFERSLAVGNQRGLRAGLEAFTGAAGALERLRQSGLRIETYRPDDDPFTPRSLAAHYFAATLARDFRIDRPRAGRERQWAAVEERIVTDAAQMQERAAAGRRPTLAAACRAAWRRLTGPGRRS